A genomic stretch from Amycolatopsis sp. 195334CR includes:
- a CDS encoding alkaline phosphatase family protein produces the protein MNAQVDHVIVLMLENRSFDHLLGFLDHPDPGYEGAAGSLCPVDPAARRSELVPATPDATAALGVDPGHSHEAVLRQIYANTPGLPRMRGFIQSYADTLGRPGGDGPLARFWRWLTGRPAPIPARATDIMRCLPAAEAPVLSALATEFAVLTRWFASVPGETWPNRNFAHAATSGGTVDIEPRFYGDRTIFEQLSEAGRRWSVYHDGIAQVWAFWRLWAGTRDNFHGMRDLLDDIENDALPEYSFVEPDHGYGAGPGNSQHPANNTTGDASFTGGEALIARIYNALATNPAVFAKTLFLVTYDEHGGFFDHVPARQGLSPLPPADNGFDFRLSGVRVPAVAISPLIPRGTIDSTFYEHASIPKMLRNRFAPGLAPLTARDRDANDPLAALPLLSRPRSDYRRVPVPPSAATTETPDTLNDFEASLLRLGGAVKNRLERPLSTETGGPPEFHPDPALAQAAREGRLTPAAGEAVKTVLSHFD, from the coding sequence GTGAACGCCCAAGTCGACCACGTCATCGTGCTGATGCTGGAGAACCGGTCCTTCGACCACCTGCTGGGGTTCCTCGACCACCCCGATCCCGGGTACGAGGGTGCCGCCGGGTCGCTGTGCCCGGTGGACCCCGCCGCGCGCCGGAGCGAACTGGTGCCCGCCACCCCGGACGCGACCGCCGCGCTCGGGGTGGATCCCGGGCACTCCCACGAGGCCGTGCTCCGGCAGATCTACGCCAACACCCCCGGCCTGCCGAGGATGCGCGGGTTCATCCAGTCCTATGCGGACACCCTCGGCCGCCCCGGCGGGGACGGCCCGCTCGCCCGGTTCTGGCGCTGGCTCACCGGCCGTCCCGCGCCGATCCCCGCGCGGGCCACCGACATCATGCGCTGCCTGCCCGCCGCCGAGGCGCCGGTGCTGTCCGCGCTGGCCACCGAGTTCGCGGTGCTGACCAGGTGGTTCGCCTCCGTCCCCGGCGAGACCTGGCCGAACCGCAACTTCGCGCACGCGGCCACCTCCGGGGGCACGGTCGACATCGAACCCCGCTTCTACGGCGATCGCACGATTTTCGAGCAGTTGTCCGAGGCCGGGCGCCGGTGGTCGGTCTACCACGACGGAATCGCCCAGGTGTGGGCGTTCTGGCGGCTCTGGGCCGGCACGCGGGACAACTTCCACGGCATGCGCGACCTCCTCGACGACATCGAGAACGACGCGCTGCCCGAATATTCGTTCGTCGAACCCGATCACGGGTACGGCGCGGGCCCCGGCAACAGCCAGCACCCGGCGAACAACACCACCGGCGACGCCAGTTTCACCGGTGGGGAGGCCCTGATCGCGCGCATCTACAACGCGCTCGCCACCAATCCGGCGGTTTTCGCGAAGACCCTGTTCCTGGTCACCTACGACGAGCACGGCGGTTTCTTCGACCACGTACCGGCCCGGCAGGGCCTGAGCCCGCTGCCCCCGGCGGACAACGGATTCGATTTCCGGTTGAGCGGGGTGCGCGTACCGGCGGTGGCGATCTCCCCGCTCATTCCGCGGGGTACGATCGACAGCACTTTCTACGAACACGCGTCGATCCCGAAAATGCTGCGGAACCGGTTCGCGCCCGGCCTGGCCCCGCTCACCGCCCGTGACCGCGACGCCAACGACCCGCTGGCCGCGCTGCCCCTGCTTTCCCGCCCCCGCTCGGATTACCGGCGCGTACCGGTCCCGCCGAGCGCCGCCACCACCGAAACCCCGGACACCCTCAACGACTTCGAAGCCAGCCTCCTGCGCCTCGGCGGCGCGGTGAAGAACCGGCTGGAACGGCCGCTCAGCACCGAAACCGGCGGGCCACCGGAATTCCACCCCGATCCGGCACTGGCACAGGCCGCCCGCGAAGGCAGGCTCACCCCGGCCGCGGGTGAAGCGGTGAAAACCGTGCTCAGCCACTTCGACTGA
- a CDS encoding choice-of-anchor P family protein, producing MSPRTTGVLACSVAACLAVAVSPAAAAPAESAYAIAAAGLVKIPRTPSVSGSGQESLASVALPASGPSLVSAKALNAEVKPGHAKSSVAGLSLDLGVLPAAATLPGLSAEVIKAECRDGKGSVSIANLKVGGKAVKLDQVPPNTTVPLAPLLELVVNKQAKNDDGTLTVTAVSAKLLGQTQTLDIASATCAKAPGENTPEPPTKPGGDKPQPGGKAPKPTPVPAHLDVTG from the coding sequence TTGTCCCCACGCACAACCGGTGTGCTCGCCTGCTCGGTGGCCGCCTGCCTGGCCGTCGCCGTCTCCCCCGCCGCGGCCGCCCCCGCCGAATCCGCGTACGCCATCGCCGCCGCCGGGCTGGTCAAGATCCCGCGCACGCCCTCGGTTTCCGGGTCCGGACAGGAATCGCTCGCCTCGGTGGCGCTGCCGGCCTCCGGGCCGTCGCTGGTCAGCGCGAAGGCGCTGAACGCCGAGGTTAAGCCCGGCCACGCCAAGTCCAGCGTCGCCGGCCTCTCGCTGGACCTCGGCGTGCTGCCCGCCGCGGCCACCCTGCCCGGGCTCAGCGCCGAGGTGATCAAGGCCGAATGCCGCGACGGCAAGGGTTCGGTGTCGATCGCGAACCTGAAGGTCGGCGGCAAGGCGGTCAAGCTCGACCAGGTGCCGCCGAACACCACCGTGCCGCTGGCCCCGCTGCTGGAGCTGGTGGTGAACAAGCAGGCCAAGAACGACGACGGCACGCTCACCGTGACCGCGGTGTCGGCGAAGCTGCTCGGCCAGACGCAGACCCTGGACATCGCCTCGGCCACCTGCGCCAAGGCTCCCGGCGAGAACACCCCGGAACCGCCCACCAAGCCGGGCGGTGACAAGCCCCAGCCGGGCGGCAAGGCACCCAAGCCCACCCCGGTGCCCGCCCACCTGGACGTCACCGGCTGA
- a CDS encoding L,D-transpeptidase codes for MTDLQTSCGGARPRAVLALIALVLVVLPLSGCGTTGDEGGGAAAPAAPPPPSPEALAALPEANTFGELATAPADPSPTIPTGGEVLHPKADAVVYRAPGAEPIARLPQTQIGSPTWVPVIARQGDWAQVLLPARPNGATGWLHATPEAVESAHNDFQVTVDLEEFRLEILEAGRPTGSWTVGIGKPEHPTPTGRAFILASIQESVNTYSPIVLPLSSHSDSHETFGGGPGTVGLHTWPDDSFVGKATSDGCVRVTREALDRLVELPLGTVVLIS; via the coding sequence ATGACCGATCTGCAGACCTCCTGCGGTGGCGCACGCCCTCGTGCGGTGCTCGCGCTCATCGCACTGGTGCTGGTGGTGCTGCCGCTGTCCGGCTGCGGCACCACCGGGGACGAGGGTGGCGGGGCCGCCGCCCCCGCGGCCCCGCCACCGCCGTCCCCCGAAGCGCTGGCCGCGCTGCCCGAAGCGAACACCTTCGGCGAACTGGCCACCGCGCCCGCCGACCCGTCCCCGACCATTCCCACCGGCGGCGAGGTGCTGCACCCCAAGGCGGACGCGGTGGTCTACCGCGCGCCCGGCGCGGAACCGATCGCCCGGCTGCCCCAGACCCAGATCGGCTCGCCGACCTGGGTGCCGGTGATCGCCCGGCAGGGCGACTGGGCGCAGGTGCTGCTGCCCGCCCGCCCCAACGGCGCCACCGGCTGGCTGCACGCCACGCCGGAGGCGGTCGAATCGGCGCACAACGACTTCCAGGTCACCGTGGACCTGGAGGAGTTCCGGCTGGAGATCCTCGAAGCGGGCAGGCCGACCGGCTCGTGGACGGTCGGCATCGGCAAGCCGGAGCACCCCACGCCCACCGGCCGCGCGTTCATCCTGGCCTCGATCCAGGAGAGCGTGAACACCTACAGCCCGATCGTGCTGCCGCTGAGCAGCCATTCCGATTCGCACGAGACCTTCGGCGGCGGGCCCGGCACGGTCGGCCTGCACACCTGGCCGGACGACAGCTTCGTCGGCAAGGCCACCAGCGACGGGTGCGTCCGGGTCACCCGCGAGGCGCTGGACCGCCTCGTGGAGTTGCCGCTCGGCACCGTCGTGCTGATTTCCTGA